The Rattus rattus isolate New Zealand chromosome 1, Rrattus_CSIRO_v1, whole genome shotgun sequence genome includes a region encoding these proteins:
- the LOC116888434 gene encoding LOW QUALITY PROTEIN: major urinary protein-like (The sequence of the model RefSeq protein was modified relative to this genomic sequence to represent the inferred CDS: deleted 1 base in 1 codon), translated as MKLLLLLLCLGLTLVCGHAEEASSVRGNLDVDKLNGDWFSIVVASDKREKIEENGSMRVFVQHIDVLENSLGFKFRIKENGVCTELYLVAYKTPKDGEYFVEYDGGNTFTVLKTDYDRYVMFHLVNYKNGETFQLMNLFGRTKDLSSDIKEKFAKLCVAHGITRDNVIDLTKTDRCLQARG; from the exons ATgaagctgttgctgctgctgctgtgtctggGCCTGACCCTGGTCTGTGGCCATGCAGAAGAAGCTAGTTCTGTGAGAGGGAACCTCGATGTGGACAAG CTCAATGGGGATTGGTTTTCTATTGTCGTGGCCTCtgacaaaagg gaaaagatagaagagaacGGCAGCATGAGAGTTTTTGTGCAGCACATCGATGTCTTGGAGAATTCCTTAGGCTTCAAGTTCCGTATTAA GGAAAATGGAGTGTGCACAGAACTATATTTGGTTGCCTACAAAACGCCAAAGGATGGCGAATATTTTGTTGAGT ATGACGGAGGGAATACATTTACTGTACTTAAGACAGACTATGACAGATATGTCATGTTTCATCTCGTTAATTACAAGAACGGGGAAACCTTCCAGCTGATGAATCTCTTCG GCAGAacaaaggatctgagttcagacaTCAAGGAAAAGTTTGCAAAACTATGTGTGGCACATGGAATCACTAGGGACAATGTCATTGACCTAACCAAGACTG ATCGCTGTCTCCAGGCCCGAGGTTGA